In Phreatobacter aquaticus, a single genomic region encodes these proteins:
- a CDS encoding cobalamin-binding protein, which yields MRRFPPERIVCLTEETVETLYLLGEQDRIVGVSGYAVRPPRVRREKPRVSAFISADVPKILALEPDLVLCFSDLQATIAAELGKAGVAVHLFNQRTLAGILAMIRMVGAMVGAGEKADALARSYEERLATIAIARSTGPKPIVYFEEWDDPLITGIAWVGELIEIAGGTDAFADLRHEQAAKDRIVTPDQVLARKPDLILASWCGKKVRPERIAARPGWHAMPAVAKDRIVEIKSPLILQPGPAALTDGLDAIIAAMDAV from the coding sequence ATGCGCCGCTTTCCGCCCGAACGGATCGTCTGCCTGACAGAGGAGACGGTCGAGACGCTCTATCTCCTCGGCGAGCAGGACCGGATCGTCGGCGTCTCCGGCTATGCGGTGCGCCCGCCGCGCGTCCGGCGGGAAAAGCCGCGCGTCTCGGCCTTCATCTCGGCCGATGTTCCGAAGATTCTGGCGCTCGAGCCTGATCTCGTCCTCTGCTTTTCCGATCTCCAGGCAACCATCGCCGCAGAGCTCGGCAAGGCCGGTGTCGCGGTCCACCTCTTCAACCAGCGCACCCTTGCTGGCATCCTCGCAATGATCCGCATGGTCGGTGCAATGGTCGGCGCAGGCGAGAAGGCCGACGCGCTGGCACGCTCATACGAGGAACGCCTCGCGACGATCGCCATCGCGCGTTCCACGGGGCCAAAGCCGATCGTCTATTTCGAGGAATGGGACGATCCGCTGATCACCGGCATCGCCTGGGTCGGCGAACTGATCGAGATCGCAGGCGGCACGGATGCCTTCGCCGACCTCCGCCACGAACAGGCGGCGAAGGACCGGATCGTCACCCCGGATCAGGTTCTTGCCCGCAAGCCCGACCTGATCCTGGCATCCTGGTGCGGCAAGAAGGTCCGCCCCGAGCGCATCGCCGCGCGGCCCGGCTGGCACGCCATGCCGGCCGTCGCCAAGGACCGCATCGTCGAGATCAAGTCACCGCTCATCCTGCAGCCGGGCCCGGCGGCGCTCACCGACGGGCTCGACGCGATCATCGCGGCGATGGACGCGGTCTAG
- a CDS encoding acyl-CoA dehydrogenase family protein: MDFDLTEEQQLLKDSIASFLTDTYDFDSRKRFAAQAGGFSKEVWGKFAELGLLGLPFSEADGGFGGGAVETMLVMEQFGKALVLEPYLATVILGGGVLRHAGSAEQKAALIPAIAEGSLTLALATTERFSRYDLFDVQTTAKKDGSSWVLDGEKSVVVNGATADKIIVTARTSGARRDKAGIGLFLVPGDAPGVTRRDTATQDGTHVAEITLTGVRVGPEAVIGDPAGGLAVVERVADEAIAALSAEALGAMEELHNLTVDYLKQRKQFGINIGSFQALQHRAAEMFVALEQARSMAMLAAMTSETEDVAERQAMASAAKVQIGRSAKFIGQQAVQLHGGIAMTMEYKGGHYFKRLTMIDTLFGDADHHLSKVAEYGQLVSAA; the protein is encoded by the coding sequence ATGGATTTCGACCTGACCGAAGAACAGCAGCTCCTCAAGGACTCGATCGCGAGCTTCCTGACCGACACCTATGATTTCGACAGCCGCAAGCGCTTCGCGGCCCAGGCCGGCGGTTTCAGCAAGGAGGTCTGGGGCAAATTCGCCGAACTCGGCCTGCTTGGCCTGCCCTTCTCGGAAGCCGATGGCGGCTTTGGCGGCGGCGCGGTCGAAACCATGCTGGTCATGGAGCAGTTCGGCAAGGCGCTGGTGCTCGAGCCCTATCTGGCGACCGTCATCCTCGGCGGCGGCGTGCTGCGCCATGCCGGATCGGCTGAGCAGAAGGCGGCTCTTATCCCGGCGATCGCCGAGGGCTCACTGACGCTGGCGCTCGCCACCACCGAGCGCTTCTCGCGCTATGACCTGTTCGATGTCCAGACGACGGCGAAGAAGGACGGATCGTCCTGGGTGCTCGACGGCGAGAAGTCCGTGGTGGTCAATGGCGCCACCGCCGACAAGATCATCGTGACGGCCCGCACCTCAGGCGCGCGCCGCGACAAGGCCGGCATCGGCCTGTTCCTGGTTCCGGGCGATGCACCGGGCGTCACCCGTCGCGACACCGCGACCCAGGACGGCACCCATGTCGCCGAGATCACACTTACCGGCGTGCGCGTCGGCCCGGAGGCTGTGATCGGCGATCCGGCCGGCGGTCTCGCCGTGGTCGAGCGCGTGGCGGACGAGGCGATCGCGGCCCTGTCGGCCGAAGCGCTCGGCGCGATGGAAGAGCTGCACAACCTGACCGTCGACTACCTGAAGCAGCGCAAGCAGTTCGGCATCAATATCGGCTCGTTCCAGGCGCTGCAGCACCGCGCCGCCGAGATGTTCGTGGCGCTCGAGCAGGCACGCTCCATGGCCATGCTGGCTGCCATGACGTCCGAGACCGAGGATGTCGCTGAGCGGCAGGCCATGGCCTCGGCCGCCAAGGTGCAGATCGGCCGGTCGGCGAAGTTCATCGGCCAGCAGGCGGTCCAGCTCCATGGCGGCATTGCCATGACGATGGAGTACAAGGGCGGTCATTATTTCAAGCGGCTGACCATGATCGACACGCTGTTCGGCGATGCCGACCATCATCTGAGCAAGGTGGCCGAGTACGGCCAGCTGGTCTCGGCGGCCTGA
- the pimC gene encoding pimeloyl-CoA dehydrogenase large subunit produces MELKFTDDELAFRKEVRAFIDKTLPQTLRDKLAAGHHPNRDEIVFWQRALNAKGWGVAHWPVTYGGTGWNAVKQYIFLEEMMMAPSPPPLAFGTSMVGPVIYTFGNEAQKKQFLPRIANLDDWWCQGFSEPGAGSDLAGLKTKAERVGDHYIINGQKTWTTLGQHADWIFVLARTDATVKKQEGISFILVDMKTPGITVKPIQTIDGGHEVNEVFFDDVKVPVENLVGQENKGWDYAKFLLGNERTGIARVGISKQRIRKIKEMAAVEQRGGKPMIEDIRFREKIAAVEIELKALEITQLRVIAGEAKREKGKPDPASSVLKIKGSELQQATTELLMEVIGPHSAPYAPEDDHGSNHPPIGPEWAQTIAPTYFNVRKVSIYGGSNEIQKNIIAKAVLGL; encoded by the coding sequence ATGGAACTGAAGTTCACCGACGACGAACTTGCCTTCCGCAAGGAGGTTCGCGCCTTCATCGACAAGACCCTGCCGCAGACGCTGCGCGACAAGCTCGCTGCGGGCCACCATCCGAACCGCGACGAGATCGTGTTCTGGCAGCGCGCGCTGAATGCCAAGGGCTGGGGCGTGGCGCACTGGCCGGTCACCTATGGCGGAACCGGCTGGAATGCGGTGAAGCAGTACATCTTCCTCGAGGAGATGATGATGGCGCCGTCGCCGCCGCCGCTCGCCTTCGGTACGAGTATGGTCGGGCCGGTCATCTACACGTTCGGCAACGAGGCGCAGAAGAAGCAGTTCCTGCCACGCATCGCCAATCTCGACGACTGGTGGTGCCAGGGCTTCTCGGAGCCTGGCGCCGGTTCCGATCTCGCGGGCCTCAAGACGAAGGCGGAGCGGGTGGGCGACCACTACATCATCAACGGCCAGAAGACCTGGACGACGCTCGGCCAGCATGCCGACTGGATCTTCGTGCTCGCGCGGACCGATGCGACCGTGAAGAAGCAGGAGGGCATTTCGTTCATTCTGGTCGACATGAAGACGCCGGGCATCACGGTCAAGCCGATCCAGACGATCGACGGCGGCCATGAGGTCAACGAGGTGTTCTTCGACGACGTGAAGGTGCCGGTCGAGAACCTGGTGGGCCAGGAAAACAAGGGCTGGGACTATGCCAAGTTCCTGCTCGGCAACGAGCGCACCGGCATTGCCCGTGTCGGCATCTCGAAGCAGCGCATCCGCAAGATCAAGGAAATGGCGGCGGTGGAGCAGCGCGGCGGTAAGCCCATGATCGAGGACATCCGGTTCCGCGAGAAGATCGCGGCGGTCGAGATCGAGCTGAAGGCGCTGGAGATCACGCAGCTGCGCGTGATCGCCGGTGAGGCCAAGCGCGAGAAGGGCAAGCCGGATCCGGCGTCGTCGGTTCTCAAGATCAAGGGGTCCGAGCTGCAGCAGGCAACGACCGAACTGCTGATGGAAGTGATCGGCCCGCATTCGGCGCCCTATGCGCCGGAGGACGATCATGGCTCGAACCATCCGCCGATCGGACCGGAATGGGCGCAGACCATCGCGCCGACCTATTTCAACGTCCGCAAGGTGTCGATCTACGGTGGCTCGAACGAGATCCAGAAGAACATCATCGCCAAGGCGGTGCTGGGGCTTTGA
- a CDS encoding SDR family NAD(P)-dependent oxidoreductase, with protein MTFDFTGKSVIVAGGSRGIGRSIALGFAQAGAHVSICARGAAGLEATAAELKAFGHKVHFAPCNLGSATDIAAYIPAAAAALGGIDVLVNNASGFGMGDSDEGWDAGTSVDVMATVRASRAALPWLEKAKGASIVNISSISGLRPSLRTPAYGAVKAAVIHYTTSQAAALSKKGIRVNCVAPGSIEFPGGTWEARKTADPALYNRVLSAIPFDRLGAPEEIANVVMFLASPLASWVTAQTIAVDGGQLLGV; from the coding sequence ATGACCTTCGATTTCACCGGCAAGTCCGTCATCGTCGCCGGCGGCAGCCGCGGCATCGGCCGCTCCATCGCCCTCGGTTTTGCCCAGGCCGGCGCCCATGTCTCGATCTGCGCGCGCGGCGCGGCCGGACTGGAAGCCACCGCAGCCGAACTGAAGGCCTTCGGGCACAAGGTGCACTTCGCGCCCTGCAATCTCGGCAGCGCCACTGATATCGCCGCCTATATCCCCGCCGCGGCGGCGGCTCTCGGCGGCATCGACGTTCTCGTCAACAATGCCTCCGGCTTCGGCATGGGCGATAGCGACGAAGGTTGGGACGCCGGCACCAGCGTCGACGTGATGGCGACTGTGCGCGCCAGCCGCGCGGCGCTGCCCTGGCTCGAAAAGGCCAAGGGCGCCTCGATCGTCAACATTTCCTCGATCTCCGGCCTGCGCCCATCGCTGCGCACGCCCGCTTATGGCGCCGTCAAGGCCGCCGTCATCCACTACACGACGTCCCAGGCCGCGGCCCTGTCGAAGAAGGGCATCCGCGTCAACTGCGTCGCGCCCGGCTCGATCGAGTTCCCCGGTGGCACCTGGGAAGCCCGCAAGACCGCCGATCCCGCGCTCTACAACCGGGTTCTCAGCGCGATCCCGTTCGACCGTCTCGGCGCGCCCGAAGAAATCGCCAATGTCGTCATGTTCCTGGCATCGCCGCTGGCGAGCTGGGTAACGGCCCAGACCATCGCCGTCGACGGCGGCCAGTTGCTCGGCGTCTGA
- a CDS encoding patatin-like phospholipase family protein — MAFNRAVKWLGLAVIVLALGACNSVSSRAPFSPDQVNRAGIEGFRDIRLWADAPASVFRGEIAEQERQERAAAGGRPRDRIFHVLALSGGADDGAYGAGFLAGWTARGDRPQFDLVSGVSTGALIAPLAFLGPSRDQDLKRAYTEIDASQVFEFRGLAGLLGDGLASTAPLRKMVAGYIDERLLAEVAAEHRKGRRLIAITTNLDAQRPVLWNLGAIAASGDPRALNLFRDVVIASASVPGVFEPVLLEAVVDGQRIREMHVDGGTMANTFAMPWTMYNGRLGREGRRLQLNVIANGRVDPEFQMVPESTLRIGARAMQTLMKAHNQATLREIRRLADSNGGQFQLTSIERDFTVPYDKPFQRPYMNALYAYGFERGRLGNAWRSSVQNW, encoded by the coding sequence GTGGCGTTCAATCGTGCCGTGAAATGGCTGGGGCTGGCTGTCATCGTGCTGGCGCTCGGCGCCTGCAACAGCGTCTCGTCCCGGGCGCCATTCTCGCCGGACCAGGTGAACAGGGCGGGCATCGAGGGCTTTCGCGACATCCGCCTCTGGGCGGATGCGCCGGCCAGCGTCTTTCGCGGCGAAATCGCCGAGCAAGAGCGCCAGGAGCGCGCAGCCGCCGGCGGGCGTCCGAGGGACCGCATTTTCCATGTGCTGGCGCTGTCAGGCGGCGCCGATGACGGCGCCTATGGCGCGGGCTTTCTTGCCGGCTGGACCGCTCGCGGCGATCGCCCGCAATTCGACCTGGTGAGCGGCGTCTCGACCGGCGCGCTCATCGCCCCGCTCGCCTTCCTCGGCCCCTCCCGCGACCAGGACCTCAAGCGGGCCTATACCGAGATTGACGCATCGCAGGTCTTTGAGTTCCGCGGCCTCGCCGGCCTGCTCGGCGACGGGCTCGCATCCACCGCCCCGCTGCGCAAGATGGTGGCGGGCTATATCGACGAGCGGCTGCTGGCCGAGGTCGCGGCCGAACACCGCAAGGGCCGGCGGCTGATCGCCATCACGACCAATCTGGACGCCCAGCGCCCGGTGCTCTGGAATCTCGGCGCCATCGCCGCATCAGGCGACCCACGCGCGCTCAACCTGTTCCGCGACGTGGTCATCGCCTCGGCCTCCGTGCCCGGCGTCTTCGAGCCGGTCCTGCTGGAAGCAGTCGTCGATGGCCAGCGCATCCGCGAGATGCATGTCGATGGCGGCACCATGGCCAATACCTTCGCCATGCCCTGGACGATGTATAACGGCCGCCTCGGCCGCGAGGGTCGCCGCCTGCAACTGAACGTCATCGCCAACGGACGCGTCGATCCGGAATTCCAGATGGTGCCGGAATCGACCCTGCGCATCGGCGCCCGCGCCATGCAGACACTGATGAAGGCCCACAATCAGGCAACGCTGCGCGAAATCCGTCGCCTCGCCGATTCCAATGGCGGCCAGTTCCAGCTCACCTCGATCGAACGCGACTTCACCGTGCCCTACGATAAGCCGTTCCAGCGGCCCTACATGAACGCGCTCTATGCCTATGGGTTTGAGCGCGGGCGGCTGGGCAATGCATGGCGGAGCTCCGTGCAGAACTGGTAA
- a CDS encoding nucleotidyltransferase family protein → MEPIDLTYRTMVSELAQRSLDDAFASDFSIVGRFVAVPVKGRRFWYFDEPQGGPVQKRRYVGPADDPEIASRVETFKHLKSDARARRKLVSTLVREAYLPQPDQMTGAIVQALADAGLFRLRGVLVGTTAFQCYSALLGLRLPEAAMQTGDTDFAQFHSISAAIDDSLPPMLEVLRTVDVTFREVPHQMDGRSTTAYVARSGFKVEFLTPNTGSDDHEGKPAAMPALGGASAVPLRFLDFLILEPVRAILLHRFGVPLLVPAPERYAVHKMIVAARRRAAGDATAKSHKDLRQAAILFEAMAEVRRHADLAIAWSEAWSRGTAWSDALRQSLMAYDARTRDLIRDTLASGFEALGEPFGPYASAFPTLASL, encoded by the coding sequence ATGGAACCCATCGACCTGACATATCGAACAATGGTGTCCGAGCTCGCCCAGCGCAGCTTGGATGACGCCTTCGCGTCGGACTTCTCGATTGTCGGCCGGTTCGTCGCGGTGCCCGTCAAGGGTCGAAGATTCTGGTATTTTGACGAGCCGCAGGGTGGGCCTGTTCAGAAGCGCCGCTATGTCGGCCCCGCCGACGACCCTGAGATCGCGAGCCGCGTCGAGACCTTCAAGCATCTGAAGAGTGATGCCCGCGCCCGGCGGAAACTCGTCTCCACGCTGGTCCGTGAAGCCTATCTGCCACAGCCGGACCAGATGACCGGCGCGATCGTCCAGGCACTGGCCGATGCCGGGCTGTTCCGCCTACGCGGCGTCCTGGTCGGAACCACCGCCTTCCAGTGCTATTCGGCCCTGCTCGGATTGCGCCTGCCCGAAGCCGCCATGCAAACAGGCGATACCGATTTCGCCCAGTTTCATTCCATCTCGGCGGCGATCGACGACAGCCTGCCGCCCATGCTCGAAGTGCTTCGCACCGTCGATGTGACCTTTCGCGAGGTGCCGCACCAGATGGATGGCCGAAGCACCACAGCCTATGTGGCCCGATCGGGCTTCAAGGTGGAGTTTCTGACGCCAAACACCGGCTCCGACGACCATGAGGGCAAGCCCGCCGCCATGCCAGCGCTCGGCGGCGCCTCCGCGGTGCCTCTGCGGTTCCTGGACTTCCTGATCCTCGAGCCCGTCAGGGCCATCCTGCTCCACAGGTTCGGCGTCCCTCTGCTCGTGCCCGCCCCGGAACGCTATGCCGTTCACAAGATGATCGTGGCGGCGAGACGCCGTGCCGCCGGCGATGCCACGGCCAAGAGCCACAAGGACCTGCGCCAGGCGGCGATCCTGTTCGAGGCCATGGCCGAAGTGCGACGTCACGCCGATCTTGCCATCGCCTGGTCGGAAGCATGGAGCCGGGGCACTGCCTGGTCGGATGCCCTCAGGCAGAGCCTGATGGCCTATGACGCCCGGACGCGCGATCTGATCCGCGACACGCTGGCCTCCGGATTCGAGGCGCTTGGCGAACCCTTCGGGCCCTACGCTTCGGCCTTTCCGACCCTCGCCTCGCTGTAA
- a CDS encoding aldehyde dehydrogenase family protein, which produces MTTVFRNFIAGEFVAAEKASPNINPSNTKEVVGEYAQGSKADLEAAVAAAKAAFPAWSRSNPQLRYDVLMKASNEVIARKDELGALLSREEGKTLAEGIGEATRAGQILSFFAAEALRLNGELVNSIRPGVGIEITREAVGVVGLITPWNFPIAIPAWKLAPALAYGNTVVIKPADLVPGSAWALVDILNRAGLPKGVLNIVMGRGSVVGQAMLEHPDVAAISFTGSVQTGRRVAAAAVASIPMKKVQLEMGGKNPFVVLDDADIATAVECAANGAFFSTGQRCTASSRLIVTDGIHDKFVAALTERLKGLVVDDAMKAGTHIGPVVDESQLGQDEKYIGIGRDEGATLHWGGERLNRENPGFYLQPALFTGVTNSMRIAREEIFGPVAAVLRVKDYEEALAVANDTEFGLSAGIATTSLKHATHFKRNSEAGMVMVNLPTAGVDYHVPFGGRKGSSYGPREQGSYAREFYTTVKTAYTLA; this is translated from the coding sequence ATGACCACCGTGTTCCGCAACTTCATCGCCGGCGAGTTCGTCGCAGCCGAGAAGGCGTCGCCCAACATCAATCCGTCGAACACCAAGGAAGTGGTCGGCGAATATGCGCAGGGGTCGAAGGCCGATCTTGAGGCCGCCGTTGCCGCCGCCAAGGCCGCGTTCCCGGCCTGGAGCCGCTCGAACCCGCAATTGCGCTATGACGTGCTGATGAAGGCTTCCAACGAGGTCATCGCCCGCAAGGACGAGCTCGGCGCGCTCCTGTCGCGCGAAGAAGGTAAGACGCTCGCCGAGGGCATTGGCGAGGCGACCCGCGCCGGCCAGATCCTGTCGTTCTTCGCCGCCGAGGCGCTGCGCCTCAACGGGGAGCTGGTCAATTCGATCCGTCCCGGCGTCGGCATCGAGATCACCCGCGAGGCCGTGGGTGTTGTCGGTCTGATCACGCCCTGGAACTTCCCGATTGCGATTCCCGCCTGGAAGCTTGCGCCGGCGCTGGCCTATGGCAACACGGTCGTCATCAAGCCGGCTGATCTCGTGCCGGGCTCGGCCTGGGCGCTGGTCGACATCCTGAACCGCGCGGGCCTGCCGAAGGGCGTGCTCAACATCGTCATGGGCCGCGGCTCGGTGGTCGGCCAGGCGATGCTGGAGCATCCGGATGTCGCCGCGATCTCGTTCACCGGGTCGGTCCAGACCGGTCGCCGCGTGGCAGCGGCAGCTGTTGCCTCGATCCCGATGAAGAAGGTGCAGCTCGAGATGGGCGGCAAGAACCCGTTCGTCGTGCTGGACGATGCCGATATCGCAACCGCCGTCGAGTGCGCCGCCAACGGCGCCTTCTTCTCGACCGGCCAGCGCTGCACGGCCTCCTCGCGCCTCATCGTCACCGACGGCATCCACGACAAGTTCGTCGCGGCGCTGACCGAGCGGCTGAAGGGCCTGGTGGTCGACGACGCCATGAAGGCCGGCACCCATATCGGCCCGGTGGTGGACGAGAGCCAGCTTGGCCAGGACGAGAAATATATCGGTATCGGCCGCGACGAGGGCGCCACGCTCCATTGGGGCGGCGAGCGGCTGAACCGCGAAAATCCTGGCTTCTACCTGCAGCCGGCCTTGTTCACTGGCGTGACCAATTCCATGCGGATCGCCCGCGAGGAGATCTTCGGACCGGTGGCCGCGGTTCTGCGCGTCAAGGATTACGAGGAAGCGCTGGCTGTCGCCAACGACACTGAGTTCGGCCTGTCGGCCGGCATCGCGACGACCTCGCTGAAGCACGCTACCCACTTCAAGCGGAACTCGGAAGCCGGCATGGTGATGGTCAACCTGCCGACGGCGGGCGTCGACTATCACGTGCCGTTCGGCGGCCGGAAGGGCTCGAGCTATGGCCCGCGCGAGCAGGGTTCTTATGCCCGCGAGTTCTACACGACGGTGAAGACGGCCTACACGCTGGCCTGA
- a CDS encoding NAD(P)H-dependent oxidoreductase, which yields MIRRIAIIQGHPDPAGDHLCHRLADAYAAGALASGREARRIEVARLDLPMLRTQADFEKGNPSPAVVAVQDDLRWASHWVIIYPLWLGDMPAVLKGFFEQVVRPGFAFRYRDKGFPEKLMAGRSAHVVVTMGMPGVAYRWFYGAHSLKSLKRNILKFIGINPIGDTLIGGVGGLSADDVDQLIARFEALGREGG from the coding sequence GTGATCCGGCGGATCGCGATCATCCAGGGTCACCCGGACCCGGCCGGCGACCATCTCTGCCATCGGCTGGCGGACGCCTATGCGGCGGGGGCTCTGGCCAGCGGACGCGAGGCCCGGCGGATCGAGGTGGCGCGCCTCGACCTGCCGATGTTGCGCACGCAGGCCGATTTCGAGAAGGGAAATCCGTCCCCCGCGGTTGTGGCGGTTCAGGACGATCTGCGCTGGGCCTCTCACTGGGTCATCATCTACCCGCTTTGGCTCGGCGACATGCCGGCGGTGCTGAAGGGTTTCTTCGAACAGGTCGTGCGGCCGGGCTTTGCCTTCCGCTATCGCGACAAGGGCTTTCCCGAGAAGCTGATGGCCGGCCGCTCGGCCCATGTGGTGGTGACCATGGGCATGCCGGGCGTTGCCTATCGCTGGTTCTATGGGGCCCACAGTCTGAAGAGCCTGAAGCGCAACATCCTGAAGTTCATCGGCATCAATCCGATCGGTGACACGCTGATCGGCGGCGTCGGCGGCCTGAGCGCTGACGATGTGGACCAGTTGATCGCGCGTTTCGAAGCCCTGGGGCGCGAAGGCGGCTAG
- a CDS encoding phasin family protein, producing the protein MPANNPIDTSTVNAAQSFATMIAVAAAVSSELHDFAAERLKANAERLRSWAKVSSPGDYVDGEMRFAAETMGVYADEAQHLQEVIQSAVTAAAERSDQVT; encoded by the coding sequence ATGCCCGCGAACAATCCCATCGATACCTCGACCGTCAATGCCGCCCAGTCCTTCGCCACCATGATCGCGGTGGCTGCTGCGGTCAGTTCCGAACTGCATGATTTCGCTGCCGAGCGGCTGAAGGCCAATGCCGAGCGGCTCCGTTCCTGGGCCAAGGTCAGTTCGCCCGGCGACTATGTCGATGGCGAGATGCGCTTCGCGGCCGAGACGATGGGCGTCTATGCCGACGAGGCTCAGCACCTGCAGGAGGTGATCCAGAGCGCGGTCACGGCCGCGGCCGAGCGCTCGGATCAGGTTACGTGA
- a CDS encoding LOG family protein produces MPDTSRPNAAQVASPSYRLPALDQDFLLDDAQRGVRFLLEYEKAEQTLRRWGVRSTIVVFGSARVRDNGNPQHAAWYAAAREFGRLASVNGGALTIDRGIRENVIATGGGPGLMEAANRGATDAGAPSIGFNIRLPHEQEPNAYSTPELTFQFHYFAMRKMHLAMRANALVVFPGGFGTFDELFEIVTLRQTGKTPHIPILLFDERYWRSVIHFEALVEAGMIAAADLDLITFVDTPEAAWNAIAAASPPARLPATA; encoded by the coding sequence ATGCCCGACACTTCCCGCCCGAATGCCGCCCAGGTCGCCTCGCCTTCCTACCGGCTGCCGGCGCTCGACCAGGACTTCCTGCTGGACGATGCCCAGCGCGGCGTGCGCTTCCTGCTGGAATATGAGAAGGCCGAACAGACCCTGAGGCGCTGGGGCGTGCGCTCCACCATCGTGGTGTTCGGCAGTGCGCGCGTCCGCGACAATGGCAACCCGCAACACGCCGCCTGGTATGCTGCGGCGCGCGAGTTCGGCCGTCTGGCTTCCGTCAACGGTGGCGCACTCACCATCGACCGCGGCATCCGCGAGAACGTCATCGCGACAGGCGGCGGCCCCGGCCTGATGGAGGCCGCCAACCGCGGCGCGACCGATGCCGGAGCGCCCTCGATCGGCTTCAACATCCGCCTGCCGCACGAGCAGGAGCCTAACGCCTATTCGACGCCGGAACTGACCTTCCAGTTCCACTATTTCGCCATGCGCAAGATGCATCTGGCCATGCGGGCCAATGCGCTGGTGGTGTTTCCCGGCGGCTTCGGCACTTTCGACGAGCTGTTCGAGATCGTGACCCTGCGCCAGACCGGCAAGACCCCGCACATCCCGATCCTGCTGTTCGACGAGCGCTACTGGCGCTCGGTGATCCATTTCGAGGCGCTGGTGGAGGCGGGCATGATCGCTGCCGCCGACCTCGACCTCATAACCTTCGTCGACACGCCGGAAGCGGCCTGGAACGCGATCGCCGCAGCGTCCCCACCGGCGAGGTTGCCGGCAACCGCGTGA
- a CDS encoding GntR family transcriptional regulator yields MDLVLPTLAPARSQESAAARIERELRGRIIDLSIKPGERLSEAEIAERFQVSRQPVREAFIALMRAGLVDVQPQRGTVVVKLSVRRMLDARFIREAIELAIVRRACEHFDRHYLDRMRKLIDEQMLAVDRNDKEGFLHLDNMFHIALADGAGCSAAWAAVEMQKAHMDRVCALTLHSPGRSEVVVDQHIAIVDAVEAGDAERAVAAMSHHLNEILRAVAGVEITYSDLFE; encoded by the coding sequence ATGGATCTGGTTTTACCGACGCTCGCGCCCGCCCGCTCCCAGGAGAGTGCCGCCGCGCGGATCGAACGGGAGCTGCGCGGGCGGATCATCGACTTGTCGATCAAGCCGGGAGAGCGCCTGTCTGAAGCGGAGATCGCCGAGCGCTTCCAGGTGTCGCGCCAGCCGGTACGCGAGGCCTTCATCGCGCTCATGCGCGCAGGTCTCGTCGATGTGCAGCCGCAGCGCGGCACCGTGGTGGTGAAACTGTCGGTGCGGCGGATGCTGGATGCCCGCTTCATCCGCGAGGCGATCGAACTGGCGATCGTCCGGCGGGCCTGCGAGCATTTCGACCGGCATTATCTGGATCGCATGCGCAAGCTGATCGACGAGCAGATGCTGGCGGTCGACCGGAACGACAAGGAAGGCTTCCTGCACCTGGACAACATGTTCCACATCGCGCTGGCCGATGGCGCCGGCTGCAGCGCCGCCTGGGCGGCGGTCGAGATGCAGAAGGCGCATATGGACCGGGTCTGCGCGCTGACCCTGCATAGTCCGGGCCGCAGCGAAGTTGTGGTCGACCAGCACATTGCGATCGTCGACGCCGTGGAGGCGGGCGATGCGGAGAGGGCGGTGGCCGCGATGAGCCATCACCTCAACGAGATCCTGCGGGCGGTTGCCGGCGTCGAGATCACCTATTCCGATCTCTTCGAGTGA